The Zonotrichia albicollis isolate bZonAlb1 chromosome 6, bZonAlb1.hap1, whole genome shotgun sequence genome window below encodes:
- the SPTSSA gene encoding serine palmitoyltransferase small subunit A — translation MALGSAWKQMSWLYYQYLLVTALYMLEPWERTVFNSMLVSIVGMALYTGYVFMPQHIMAILHYFEIVQ, via the exons ATGGCGCTGGGCTCGGCGTGGAAGCAGATGTCGTGGCTGTACTACCAGTACCTGCTGGTCACCGCGCTCTACATGCTGGAGCCCTGGGAGCGCACCGTCTTCA ATTCCATGCTAGTTTCCATTGTTGGAATGGCACTGTACACAGGCTATGTGTTCATGCCTCAGCACATCATGGCAATATTGCACTACTTTGAAATTGTGCAGTGA